The nucleotide window GGCCAAAGCAGACTTCATCAACGTTGCTTCCCACGAGCTGTTTACCCCTATCTCGCTGATTAAAGGCTACACCCAAATCTTGTTGGATGACCCTTCCTTCCAGACCAACGAAAACCAGACGCGCATCATCGCGGGTTTGCATCGGGGCGCGCAACGCCTGCATGAAATTGTGGAAAGCATGTTGGATGTAGCCAAGATAGACAACGCCGATTTACGGCTGCAATACCAACCCGTTGTTTTGTCTGGTTTGTGGCAGCAGCTTCAGATGCAGATGCTGCCGGCCCTGACCGACCGCCATATGACGCTGGAGATTCAGCCAGGGCTGCGTTCCCTGCTGGTGATTGATGGCGATGCGGAAGCGCTGTACAAGGTGTTTACCCAGTTGTTGGTAAATGCCATCAAATATACGCCGGACGGGGGGCGCATTACGGTGGACGGCCGTTTGCCCACCCCCCACACCATCGAAATCTCCATTCACGATACCGGCATCGGCATCGCCCCAGACAAGCACGAATTTATCTTCAGCAAGTTTTACCAGATTGGCCGGGTGGACCTGCATTCTACCGGCAAAACCAAGTTCAAAGGCGGCGGGCCGGGCCTGGGGCTGGCAATCGCCCGCGGCATCGTCCACGCCCACCAGGGGGAAATCTGGGTCGAAAGCCCCGGCCACGACGAATCAACCTGCCCCGGCAGCACCTTTTTTGTGCGCCTGCCGCAGCATCAGGAAAATAGCCAATAACCCAATCCTTCGGCAAGCTCAGGACCAATCGCCAATCGCTATTCCCGCTTTATCTGCACCAGCAGGACGCCGACGGCCGCTAAAGCCAGCCCAACCACATCCAGCCAATTGATAGTCTCGCCCAGGAACAGCCAGGCCAGCAAGGTGATCTGGATGAGCATGGTGTTGTTGATGATGCTGGACTCCATGGCCGACAATGTGCGCAAGGTGTGGTTCCACAGCGTAAAGGCCAGCGCCGTATTGATCACTGCCAGGAATAAGATCAACAGCCAGTTTTGCCAGGTTAATGTGGGCCAGGGTTCGGTTGCCAATCCCAAACCCAACAACAGCAGGCTGCCAATGCCCATGCTTACCACGGTAACTGTCAGCGGATGCAGGCGGTTTTGCCGGTTGATCGCCCGGCCTAATATGCCGGAAAAGGAATTTGCCAGCACCGTGATGGTCGCTACCAGGTAGCCTATGGCCTGCCCGGCCGGGATTTGCTTGGGCAGAAAATAGACCAGTACGCCGCCCAGGAACACGGCCGTTCCCACCCACTGCCCCCTGGACGGCCGTTCCGCCAGAAATACAATACCCAACACAGCCGTGACAACGGCCGTT belongs to Candidatus Leptovillus gracilis and includes:
- a CDS encoding DMT family transporter; this translates as MLNRFSPHTQAVLQALFVTFLWSTSWVLIKLGLADMPALIFAGLRYVLAFLVLLPLYRRTKSATPLRVLSGRDWLALAGLGVVYYTVTQGTQFLGLVYLPAITFSLLLNATAVVTAVLGIVFLAERPSRGQWVGTAVFLGGVLVYFLPKQIPAGQAIGYLVATITVLANSFSGILGRAINRQNRLHPLTVTVVSMGIGSLLLLGLGLATEPWPTLTWQNWLLILFLAVINTALAFTLWNHTLRTLSAMESSIINNTMLIQITLLAWLFLGETINWLDVVGLALAAVGVLLVQIKRE